From Humisphaera borealis, the proteins below share one genomic window:
- a CDS encoding glycosyltransferase: MRRILLLITDLEIGGTPTVVRELALRLRDPSHVEIEVACLSKWGPVADQLRDAGVRVTALGAGSPLDFLRTLFRLVRLIREGNFDTVFSFLIHANAMATAAAPFCPEVRFLQSIQTTQPEPRWHWWLQRLIQHAAAKVVVPSPSAAEVAKGWAGVARERAVVISNAVDIESFNEIYAGNAARQAQTPRRVGFIGRLDPIKRVPDLVMAMSHQPSGRLDIYGEGVDRPAIEAAVRRWGLQDRVKLHGAITRPHEALATMDVLVLPSKAEGFGLVLIEAMAAGVPVIGADVPGIRDVIRHLDTGLLLEDVSPMQFVQAIVTATHTVLRASLISNARAEVERQFSWPAVLPRYRELLGLR; this comes from the coding sequence GTGAGAAGAATCCTCCTGCTCATCACGGACCTCGAGATCGGCGGCACGCCGACCGTCGTGCGTGAGTTGGCACTGCGTCTGCGCGATCCCTCGCACGTCGAGATTGAAGTCGCGTGCCTCTCGAAATGGGGTCCCGTCGCGGATCAGCTTCGCGACGCGGGTGTGAGAGTGACTGCGCTGGGCGCAGGATCGCCGCTCGACTTTCTCCGCACGCTGTTTCGGCTGGTCCGGCTGATCCGCGAAGGGAACTTTGACACCGTTTTCAGTTTCCTGATCCACGCCAACGCGATGGCGACCGCGGCCGCGCCATTCTGCCCCGAAGTGCGCTTCCTCCAGTCCATTCAAACCACACAGCCCGAGCCTCGCTGGCACTGGTGGCTGCAACGGCTGATTCAGCACGCCGCAGCAAAGGTGGTCGTACCATCGCCATCGGCGGCGGAGGTGGCAAAGGGTTGGGCGGGCGTGGCACGGGAGCGAGCGGTGGTAATTTCGAATGCGGTGGACATCGAGTCATTCAATGAGATCTACGCCGGCAACGCCGCTCGGCAGGCACAAACGCCTCGACGTGTGGGATTCATAGGCCGGCTCGATCCGATCAAGCGCGTTCCCGACCTGGTTATGGCGATGTCTCATCAGCCGTCTGGCCGTCTCGACATCTACGGCGAGGGCGTCGATCGACCGGCCATCGAAGCTGCGGTGCGCCGATGGGGTCTGCAGGATCGAGTGAAGCTTCACGGTGCCATCACCCGGCCGCATGAGGCGCTGGCAACAATGGACGTGCTGGTGCTGCCGTCAAAAGCCGAAGGGTTTGGGCTGGTTCTGATTGAAGCCATGGCCGCAGGCGTGCCTGTCATTGGCGCGGACGTTCCCGGGATTCGGGACGTGATTCGGCACCTCGATACCGGCCTGCTTCTGGAAGACGTCAGCCCCATGCAGTTCGTGCAGGCGATCGTGACGGCAACCCACACCGTTCTTCGAGCCAGCCTGATCAGCAACGCCCGTGCCGAAGTCGAGCGTCAGTTCTCCTGGCCGGCAGTCTTGCCCAGGTATCGCGAACTGCTCGGACTTCGATGA
- a CDS encoding lysophospholipid acyltransferase family protein — MAAKPRNVISDYLQYVALRLVATALLCFPVNLNMATARLLGSFWYRVNRRHRERILGNLRRSFPGWTEKEYNRLGRISMQGFPMLGVEVIFTPRLIRLDTWHRYIRLNDFQEVLNLLVRHKGLVMLTGHYGNWEILGYTLATLGFETTSVARPLDNPHINEWLLGFRERMGQRIVDKKGATTEVGPILDEGGTVGFIADQNAGPKGMFVDFFGRKASTYKSIGLLAMEYELPVVIGYARRIDGKFLFDVGVQDIIYPADWKSQDDPLRYITQRYTKGIEDFVREEPGQYLWVHRRWKTRPKGEEPERFD, encoded by the coding sequence GTGGCAGCCAAACCGCGGAACGTCATTTCGGACTACCTTCAGTACGTCGCGTTGCGCCTGGTCGCCACGGCGCTGCTCTGCTTTCCCGTCAACCTGAACATGGCGACCGCCCGGCTGCTGGGCAGCTTCTGGTACAGGGTGAACCGCCGACATCGCGAGCGCATTCTCGGCAATCTGCGGAGGAGTTTTCCAGGCTGGACCGAGAAGGAATACAACCGCCTGGGCCGTATCAGCATGCAGGGGTTCCCGATGCTGGGCGTGGAAGTCATTTTCACGCCCCGGCTGATTCGGCTGGATACCTGGCACCGCTACATCCGCTTGAACGATTTTCAGGAGGTCCTGAATCTGCTCGTGCGGCACAAGGGCCTGGTCATGCTGACCGGCCACTACGGCAACTGGGAGATTCTGGGTTACACCTTGGCGACGCTCGGCTTTGAAACCACCAGCGTCGCCCGCCCGCTGGACAACCCCCACATCAACGAATGGCTGCTGGGATTTCGCGAGCGAATGGGTCAGCGCATCGTCGATAAGAAGGGCGCGACGACGGAGGTCGGCCCGATCCTCGATGAGGGCGGCACCGTCGGCTTCATCGCCGACCAGAACGCCGGGCCAAAGGGCATGTTCGTCGACTTCTTCGGCCGCAAGGCGAGCACCTACAAATCCATCGGCCTGCTGGCGATGGAATACGAACTGCCCGTGGTCATCGGCTACGCCAGGCGAATCGACGGGAAGTTTCTCTTCGACGTCGGCGTTCAGGACATCATCTACCCCGCCGACTGGAAGTCACAGGACGACCCGCTGCGTTACATCACCCAGCGGTACACGAAGGGAATTGAAGACTTCGTGCGCGAGGAGCCGGGGCAGTACCTCTGGGTCCATCGGCGATGGAAGACGCGACCGAAGGGGGAAGAACCGGAACGGTTTGATTAG
- a CDS encoding SPFH domain-containing protein, with product MGLWDKITGELIDIVEWLDNTRDTMVWRFPRHNNEIKNNAKLIVRESQAAAFVREGALADVFQIPGTYTLDTRNMPILSTLLGWKYGFESPFKAEVYFVSTRVFTDRKWGTKNPFMVRDPEFGPTRIRAFGTFAIQISDVAVFLRNVAGTNSTFSVEQIGDQLRDLMTARFTDACASSKIPVLDMAANQDELGAALLSRINADFEQYGVKVTQLVVENISLPPEVEKAMDKRTSMGVLGNLDNYMKFQAANSLEKAAENPGGTAAMGMGFVMANQLGGQLGGAMNPQAGAAPAQTAGGQPPPLPTSVMFHAAIDGKQAGPFDLNAIQSQIAMGKFNGKTLVWKPGMASWSPAETVAELQGLLANLPPPLPA from the coding sequence ATGGGTCTGTGGGACAAGATCACCGGCGAACTGATCGACATCGTAGAGTGGCTCGACAACACGCGAGACACGATGGTCTGGCGGTTCCCGCGTCACAACAACGAGATCAAGAACAATGCCAAGCTGATCGTCCGCGAGTCGCAGGCGGCGGCGTTCGTTCGCGAAGGCGCGCTCGCGGATGTCTTCCAGATTCCCGGCACCTACACACTCGACACGCGCAACATGCCCATCCTTTCAACCCTTCTGGGTTGGAAGTATGGCTTTGAAAGCCCGTTCAAGGCCGAGGTCTACTTCGTCTCGACGCGGGTTTTCACCGATCGAAAATGGGGCACCAAGAACCCGTTCATGGTCCGCGATCCGGAGTTCGGTCCTACGCGAATCCGGGCCTTCGGAACCTTCGCGATCCAGATCTCTGATGTCGCCGTCTTCCTGCGAAACGTCGCGGGAACCAACAGCACATTCAGCGTCGAGCAGATCGGCGATCAGCTTCGCGATCTCATGACCGCACGGTTCACCGATGCCTGCGCGTCTTCAAAGATTCCCGTTCTCGACATGGCCGCCAACCAGGACGAGCTGGGCGCGGCACTGCTGTCGCGGATCAACGCCGACTTCGAACAGTACGGCGTGAAGGTCACGCAGCTGGTCGTCGAGAACATCTCGCTTCCGCCGGAAGTCGAGAAGGCAATGGACAAGCGGACCAGCATGGGCGTGCTGGGAAACCTGGACAACTACATGAAGTTCCAGGCGGCCAATTCACTGGAAAAGGCGGCCGAAAACCCCGGCGGCACCGCCGCGATGGGAATGGGCTTCGTGATGGCCAATCAGCTCGGCGGCCAGCTCGGCGGGGCAATGAATCCGCAGGCCGGTGCCGCGCCGGCACAGACGGCAGGCGGCCAGCCTCCCCCGCTGCCGACGTCCGTTATGTTTCACGCCGCGATCGACGGCAAGCAGGCCGGCCCGTTCGACCTGAACGCGATTCAATCGCAGATCGCGATGGGTAAGTTCAACGGCAAGACCCTCGTCTGGAAGCCCGGCATGGCGTCATGGTCCCCGGCTGAAACCGTGGCAGAGTTGCAGGGCCTGCTCGCGAACCTGCCACCGCCGTTACCAGCGTAG
- a CDS encoding zinc finger domain-containing protein, giving the protein MTAEPKQQQFPCTGCGATLFWDPGSSSLKCPYCGAENTVAPTPEAEPVQEMDFLAHLHTAMESAETMEAITVRCDGCGAEQSMRPGQTAGNCAFCGSGMVAQAVVKRVLKPRALLPFSITNNQACDAFVGWINGLWFAPSNLKRMANREGIKGVYVPAWTYDCQVDTDYTGQRGDDYWDTETYTVTENGQSVTKTRQVRRTRWSSAWGRVHDTFDDVLVLAVENLPPKARHLEPWDLPALVPYDDRYLSGFVGESYTIDLPNGFELAKQVMSPVIDGTIRSDIGGDHQQISTKDSNYYDITFKHILLPMWISAYRYQDRVFTFLVNARTGEVQGDRPWSVWKILFTVLAILAAVAGTILAVKS; this is encoded by the coding sequence ATGACCGCAGAACCCAAGCAACAGCAGTTCCCCTGCACAGGCTGTGGGGCCACGTTGTTTTGGGATCCGGGTTCAAGCTCGCTGAAATGCCCCTATTGCGGAGCTGAGAACACCGTCGCCCCGACGCCAGAAGCCGAGCCGGTGCAGGAGATGGACTTCCTCGCCCATCTGCACACGGCAATGGAGTCGGCCGAGACGATGGAGGCGATCACCGTCCGCTGCGACGGTTGCGGTGCCGAGCAGTCGATGAGGCCCGGCCAGACCGCTGGCAACTGTGCGTTCTGCGGCAGCGGTATGGTTGCGCAGGCGGTCGTAAAGCGCGTGCTTAAGCCGCGGGCACTCCTGCCGTTCTCCATCACCAATAACCAGGCGTGCGATGCGTTCGTCGGATGGATCAACGGCCTCTGGTTCGCGCCGTCCAACCTCAAGCGGATGGCCAACCGCGAAGGAATCAAAGGCGTCTACGTCCCCGCGTGGACGTATGACTGCCAGGTTGATACCGACTACACCGGCCAGCGCGGCGACGACTATTGGGATACCGAAACCTACACCGTCACGGAGAACGGCCAGTCGGTGACCAAGACCCGCCAGGTCCGTCGAACACGCTGGTCGTCCGCCTGGGGCCGCGTGCACGACACCTTCGACGATGTGCTGGTCCTGGCGGTGGAGAACCTGCCTCCCAAAGCGCGACACCTGGAGCCGTGGGATCTGCCGGCACTGGTGCCGTATGACGACCGATATCTCAGCGGTTTTGTCGGCGAGAGCTACACCATCGATCTGCCAAACGGCTTTGAGCTCGCCAAGCAGGTGATGTCACCCGTGATCGACGGAACCATCCGCAGCGACATCGGCGGCGACCACCAGCAGATCAGCACCAAGGACTCGAACTACTACGACATCACGTTCAAACACATCCTTCTTCCCATGTGGATCAGCGCCTATCGGTATCAGGATCGCGTGTTTACGTTCCTCGTGAACGCCCGCACGGGTGAGGTCCAGGGGGACCGGCCCTGGAGCGTCTGGAAAATTCTGTTCACCGTACTGGCAATCTTGGCCGCGGTCGCCGGAACGATTCTGGCCGTGAAGTCGTGA